The nucleotide sequence GTTTCCAGAAGCTCGAGCAGGTTCAGCGTGATGCGCAGGGTGAGGCCCCAGATTACCTGGCCGCGGTAGAGAATCGCCGGAAATTTCGAGGAACGACCGGCCGGCCCGTCGCTCTTCCATTCATACTCGCCGCGAAACTTCGGATCGCGCAGCGCGGTAAGAGGCACGTCGAAGATTTCGGCGACCTCGGAGATTTGAGGCCTGAGCGGCGCGTCGGACGGAATCACGCCGACGAATGGCGCGACGACGATTCCGCTGGTCGTCGTTTGCATGGTGGGAAAAGCGCCGACCACCTCTACGGTCGAAGGATGGATGCCGACTTCTTCGTGCGCCTCGCGCAAAGCGGCGTCGAGCAGGGTCGCATCCACGGGATCGACGCGTCCGCCCGGAAACGCAACCTGGCCGCGATGGCTGGCGACATGGTCAGAGCGGCGGATATAAATGACGTGAAGGCCGCCGGCGCGCTCGAACAGCGGCATCAGCACCGCGGCG is from Candidatus Binatus sp. and encodes:
- a CDS encoding CoA pyrophosphatase — encoded protein: MSDATAFARHVETIRRKLSTVTPVPRAALANKSNAAAVLMPLFERAGGLHVIYIRRSDHVASHRGQVAFPGGRVDPVDATLLDAALREAHEEVGIHPSTVEVVGAFPTMQTTTSGIVVAPFVGVIPSDAPLRPQISEVAEIFDVPLTALRDPKFRGEYEWKSDGPAGRSSKFPAILYRGQVIWGLTLRITLNLLELLETAPFSAHC